The following are encoded in a window of Aromatoleum petrolei genomic DNA:
- a CDS encoding alpha/beta hydrolase, with protein sequence MPLSDQAQALLDMVYRVGAPRFHELSVAQARHSFEKLQFVFGGEPEAVASTLDVPLSRTDGSALIARLYRPLDAAPTEVLPLLIYFHGGGWCVGSVQSHDALCRRMVNRTGCAVLSVDYRLAPEHPFPAAVEDALFATEWALTHAQEFAFDPARLGLGGDSAGGNLALVTALRLRDRGAPALRCLCLIYPCTEIESSRPSREAYASGYFLDRESLSWFFERYLPDGDTSDWRVSPMRAHSLADLPPTIVVTAECDPLRDDGIAFVERARSEGVPAEHVDVAGMVHGFVTLGKWFPEANEVVDLISRKLRGHLAKVTVPE encoded by the coding sequence ATGCCTCTCTCGGATCAGGCGCAAGCGCTGCTGGACATGGTTTATCGGGTCGGAGCACCGCGATTTCATGAATTATCGGTAGCTCAGGCTCGGCATTCGTTCGAAAAGTTGCAGTTCGTGTTCGGTGGAGAGCCCGAGGCTGTCGCGTCGACCCTGGATGTTCCACTGTCGCGAACGGACGGCAGCGCTCTTATCGCGCGCCTTTATCGACCGCTTGACGCGGCTCCGACCGAGGTGTTGCCGCTGCTGATCTATTTTCATGGCGGTGGGTGGTGTGTCGGTAGCGTGCAAAGCCACGATGCATTGTGTCGACGGATGGTGAATCGGACTGGGTGTGCGGTCCTGTCGGTGGATTACAGGCTTGCGCCGGAGCATCCGTTTCCAGCGGCGGTGGAGGACGCCTTGTTCGCAACTGAGTGGGCGCTCACGCACGCACAAGAATTTGCCTTTGATCCTGCGCGGCTTGGTTTGGGGGGGGATAGCGCCGGGGGCAATCTCGCATTGGTTACGGCCTTGAGGCTTCGCGATCGGGGAGCTCCAGCGCTGCGCTGTCTGTGCCTGATCTATCCCTGTACCGAAATTGAAAGCAGCCGCCCTTCAAGGGAGGCCTACGCGTCGGGGTATTTCCTGGATCGGGAGAGCCTGAGCTGGTTTTTTGAGCGCTATCTGCCGGATGGGGATACGAGTGACTGGCGAGTCTCGCCCATGCGGGCGCATTCGCTCGCGGATCTCCCCCCGACAATAGTCGTCACGGCTGAGTGCGATCCGCTTCGAGATGACGGCATCGCATTCGTGGAGCGGGCGAGGTCAGAGGGCGTGCCTGCAGAACATGTTGATGTCGCGGGTATGGTGCACGGCTTTGTTACCTTGGGGAAATGGTTTCCAGAGGCGAACGAGGTCGTTGATCTGATCTCGCGGAAGCTCCGCGGGCATCTCGCGAAGGTGACTGTGCCCGAGTAG
- a CDS encoding TIGR03013 family XrtA/PEP-CTERM system glycosyltransferase encodes MFKVFKQYVPSHALQQIAFDASILFVVVLVVTALPARGSQVEWRLVVPSALLFALLMILLNGALGLYRARALDGGGRSTASRIVVSVVVSVVVAFAVFAILPWGYFQSEAVQVSIVLLLGGLLVMRGLANRRGSASAFDPRVLIIGTGTEADAVARSLDAQGVGRDLVGFYRPVGEETPVVNPERILPEDGNLLDTVRRLHVSEVIVAVRERRGGVLPIRELLDCKLRGVKVLDLSSFFERTHGQVPIGSLKASWLIYGEGFHQGVVRRTIKRCFDVLASAILLMFALPVMLVTACLILLEDGGPVLYRQERVGRRGRIFRVIKFRSMRQDAEGDGRPRWAQSGDDRVTRVGHVIRRFRIDELPQLLNVLSGEMSLVGPRPERPYFVDQLTREIPFYSVRHSVKPGVTGWAQVRYQYGASVDDAIQKLQYDLYYVKNHNLALDILVLFETVRVVLTCEGAH; translated from the coding sequence ATGTTCAAGGTGTTCAAGCAGTATGTGCCGTCGCACGCGTTGCAGCAGATCGCGTTCGATGCGTCGATTCTGTTCGTCGTCGTTCTCGTTGTGACCGCCCTCCCGGCACGTGGCTCCCAAGTGGAGTGGCGGTTGGTCGTCCCTTCCGCATTGCTCTTCGCCCTGCTGATGATCCTGCTCAATGGCGCCTTGGGGCTGTACCGCGCGAGAGCTCTGGATGGTGGAGGCCGGAGTACTGCTTCCCGCATAGTGGTGTCGGTTGTCGTGAGTGTCGTGGTGGCATTCGCGGTGTTTGCCATTCTGCCTTGGGGGTATTTCCAGTCCGAGGCAGTGCAGGTTTCCATCGTTCTACTATTGGGTGGGCTGCTCGTCATGCGGGGTTTGGCGAACCGACGTGGCTCGGCGTCCGCCTTTGACCCACGGGTGCTGATAATCGGAACAGGCACTGAAGCAGACGCGGTTGCACGTTCTCTGGATGCTCAAGGGGTTGGACGGGATCTCGTCGGTTTTTACCGTCCGGTGGGCGAGGAAACGCCAGTCGTGAACCCGGAACGGATTCTTCCGGAAGACGGAAATCTTCTTGACACGGTCAGGCGGCTCCATGTCAGCGAAGTGATTGTGGCGGTGCGCGAACGCAGAGGCGGGGTCCTTCCGATACGGGAGTTGCTTGACTGCAAGCTCCGGGGCGTCAAGGTTCTCGACCTGTCCTCATTCTTCGAACGTACCCACGGGCAGGTGCCGATCGGTTCACTGAAGGCGAGCTGGCTGATCTACGGCGAAGGTTTTCATCAAGGGGTGGTGCGTAGGACCATCAAGCGATGTTTTGATGTCCTTGCATCGGCGATTTTGTTGATGTTCGCTCTGCCCGTCATGCTCGTCACGGCGTGTCTCATCCTGCTGGAGGATGGCGGTCCTGTCTTGTACCGGCAGGAGCGGGTGGGACGGCGTGGACGAATATTCAGAGTGATCAAGTTCCGTAGCATGAGGCAAGACGCCGAAGGCGATGGCAGGCCGCGGTGGGCTCAGTCAGGGGACGACCGGGTTACGCGTGTCGGTCACGTCATCCGGCGTTTTCGTATCGACGAACTGCCGCAATTGTTGAACGTGCTGTCGGGCGAGATGAGTTTGGTCGGGCCGCGGCCGGAGCGCCCGTATTTCGTCGATCAGCTGACGCGCGAGATTCCCTTCTACTCTGTGCGTCATAGCGTGAAGCCAGGAGTCACGGGTTGGGCGCAGGTTCGTTACCAGTATGGTGCTTCGGTCGATGACGCGATTCAGAAGTTGCAGTACGACCTGTACTACGTGAAGAACCACAACCTGGCTCTCGATATCCTGGTGCTGTTCGAGACGGTCCGGGTCGTCCTGACTTGTGAGGGCGCGCACTGA
- a CDS encoding IS3 family transposase (programmed frameshift): MRTRRKFSDEFKREAVRLATQPGMTATAVARDLGLERSVLRRWMLNAEEGRTDLTPGRPLKSDSQAELEQLRRELARVKMERDILKKAPRLLREGPDVKFGFVAKHRAVWPVRVLCEVLGISRSGFYEWFSRRPSPRTRANEKLTGLIRQSFEASDRTYGSRRVWHDVLAWGEHCGIHRVARLMRAAGLAARKKRRRSPNDAGLRPEHSIAPNLLQREFEADAPNKKWLADFTCLWTDEGWLYVAAVLDLYSRRIVGWSMKAEMTAQLVIDALLMAVWRRGKPKELLHHSDQGSQYTREDFQRLLADQGIVCSMSRKGNCWDNAAMESFFSSLKTERAARKRYPTRDDARADVFDYIERFYNPRRRHSVLGYLSPVQFEENMVAV; encoded by the exons ATGCGAACAAGAAGGAAGTTCTCGGACGAGTTCAAGCGCGAGGCGGTGCGTTTGGCAACGCAGCCGGGTATGACGGCGACAGCGGTCGCCCGAGATCTGGGACTCGAGCGCAGCGTGCTGCGCCGATGGATGTTGAATGCGGAAGAAGGTCGCACCGATTTGACGCCTGGCAGGCCTCTGAAGAGCGACAGCCAGGCGGAACTTGAGCAACTGCGGCGCGAACTGGCGCGGGTGAAGATGGAGCGCGATATCTTAAAAAAGGCGC CTCGGCTACTTCGCGAAGGACCCGACGTGAAGTTCGGCTTCGTTGCCAAACATCGGGCGGTGTGGCCGGTTCGGGTTCTATGTGAAGTGCTCGGAATTTCCCGCAGCGGCTTCTACGAATGGTTCAGTAGGCGGCCAAGCCCGCGTACCCGCGCCAACGAGAAGCTCACGGGGCTGATTCGGCAAAGCTTCGAAGCGAGCGATCGGACCTACGGTAGCCGACGTGTTTGGCACGACGTGCTTGCCTGGGGCGAGCACTGCGGCATTCATCGCGTTGCTCGCCTAATGAGGGCGGCCGGGCTGGCTGCGCGCAAGAAGCGTCGTCGCTCGCCCAACGATGCGGGCCTGCGGCCCGAACACAGCATTGCACCGAATCTGCTGCAGCGCGAGTTCGAGGCGGATGCGCCGAACAAGAAGTGGCTGGCCGACTTCACGTGCCTGTGGACCGACGAAGGCTGGCTATACGTTGCGGCCGTGCTGGACCTGTACTCGCGAAGAATTGTCGGCTGGTCAATGAAGGCGGAAATGACTGCGCAACTGGTCATCGATGCGCTCTTGATGGCGGTCTGGCGGCGCGGTAAACCCAAGGAGCTGTTACACCATTCCGATCAGGGTAGCCAATACACCCGCGAAGACTTCCAGCGGCTGCTAGCCGACCAGGGCATCGTTTGCAGCATGAGTCGAAAGGGCAACTGCTGGGATAACGCCGCGATGGAGAGCTTCTTCTCCAGCCTCAAGACGGAACGTGCCGCGCGAAAGCGATATCCGACACGCGACGACGCTCGGGCGGACGTGTTCGACTACATTGAACGCTTCTACAATCCGCGGCGGCGTCACTCCGTGCTTGGATATCTCAGCCCGGTTCAGTTTGAAGAAAATATGGTGGCTGTGTAG
- the prsK gene encoding XrtA/PEP-CTERM system histidine kinase PrsK, which produces MSESAGVAYGIACGAYTLFFIYLLLGWRKQPRGAALLLAVGASTLWALANGFVVWSPSTAVLVLAWSADIVRQASWLAFIIILLLAVSARVVRWAIVAAAVVAVGQILGVLGLELRFLSQTTLHLGSFLASAVLGLVLVEQLFRSVPPESRWALKPLCLALSAGYVFELYLFADGFLFGHLDADLWAVRGIAHSLTLPLVAVSAARNPDWALRITVSRDAVFHSTALALSGAYLLVIAAAGYYVRYFGGDWGRALQLTLFFAGLLLLSVFLVSGAQRARLRVFLNKHLFPYRYDYRSEWLRFTQALSSADGTLDLGESVIKGLCDLVESPGGALWLRESGGPRYHVQSRLNHPAIAVTEDEDSSFCQFLAEREWVINLEEYRSGSTSYSSLALPAWLSAIPSAWLVLPLKSGGVLVGFVLLSAPRTPVDVNWEVLDLLKTAQAQAASYLSRMQAVEALIESRKFDSFNRMSAFVVHDLKNLVAQLSLMLKNAERHKHNPAFQEDMLETVANVESRMRALMAQLQEKRSIDPPRRVEIAALIERLRMAKRHQRPAIEFDPGELGMVEVIAHPERLERVIGHVLQNALEATRDDGRVAVRIKPASDGSAVLSVEDNGCGMTKEFVREQLFRPFQTSKTGGMGIGAFEAQQYIREIGGSIAVDSEPGEGTRVSITLPVVAREARDDMNSAVMTQGS; this is translated from the coding sequence TTGTCAGAGTCGGCTGGTGTGGCGTACGGCATCGCGTGCGGTGCCTACACGCTGTTCTTTATTTACCTGCTTCTTGGCTGGCGCAAGCAGCCGCGTGGTGCCGCCCTTCTGTTGGCTGTCGGGGCGAGTACGTTGTGGGCGCTTGCGAACGGCTTTGTGGTCTGGAGCCCCTCGACCGCCGTGCTTGTATTGGCCTGGTCCGCCGACATTGTTCGTCAAGCCAGCTGGTTGGCGTTTATCATCATTCTACTGCTGGCCGTTAGCGCACGCGTGGTGCGTTGGGCGATTGTCGCTGCAGCGGTGGTCGCGGTCGGTCAGATCCTCGGTGTACTCGGCTTGGAGCTGCGTTTCCTGTCGCAGACCACCTTGCACTTGGGCAGTTTTCTTGCAAGCGCGGTGCTGGGTTTGGTGCTGGTCGAGCAACTCTTCCGGTCGGTGCCGCCGGAATCGCGTTGGGCATTGAAACCTCTTTGTCTGGCGCTTTCGGCAGGGTATGTCTTCGAGCTGTACTTGTTCGCGGATGGCTTCCTGTTCGGTCACCTGGATGCAGACCTCTGGGCTGTGCGGGGCATTGCCCATTCGTTGACGCTGCCGCTCGTTGCTGTGTCGGCTGCTCGAAATCCGGATTGGGCGCTGCGTATAACGGTCTCGAGAGATGCGGTGTTCCATTCGACGGCCTTGGCGTTGTCGGGGGCCTACCTGCTGGTCATCGCAGCTGCCGGGTATTACGTGCGTTACTTCGGCGGCGATTGGGGCCGTGCCCTCCAGTTGACCTTGTTTTTTGCCGGCCTGCTGCTCTTGAGCGTTTTCCTTGTGTCGGGGGCTCAGCGGGCAAGGTTGCGTGTTTTCCTCAACAAGCACCTGTTTCCATACCGTTACGACTACCGGAGCGAGTGGTTGCGGTTTACGCAGGCTCTGTCGTCGGCCGACGGTACGCTCGATTTGGGTGAATCGGTGATCAAGGGCTTATGCGATCTTGTGGAGAGCCCTGGTGGAGCGCTTTGGCTTCGGGAGTCGGGTGGTCCTCGCTATCACGTCCAATCGCGGCTCAATCATCCGGCGATTGCGGTGACGGAAGACGAAGACAGTTCGTTCTGCCAATTTCTGGCTGAACGCGAGTGGGTGATCAACCTTGAGGAATACCGCTCGGGTTCGACTAGCTATTCGTCTTTGGCGCTTCCAGCATGGTTGTCGGCGATTCCAAGTGCGTGGCTGGTTCTGCCTCTGAAATCCGGGGGTGTCCTCGTCGGATTTGTCCTGCTTAGCGCGCCGAGGACGCCGGTGGATGTGAATTGGGAGGTGCTTGATCTGCTGAAGACGGCGCAGGCGCAGGCAGCAAGTTATCTGTCTCGCATGCAGGCGGTTGAGGCCCTGATCGAGTCGAGGAAGTTCGATTCGTTCAATCGAATGTCCGCCTTCGTGGTTCACGATCTGAAGAATCTTGTTGCGCAGCTGTCCTTGATGTTGAAGAACGCGGAACGGCACAAGCATAACCCGGCGTTTCAGGAAGACATGCTGGAGACCGTGGCGAATGTCGAGTCGAGAATGCGCGCGTTGATGGCGCAGTTGCAGGAAAAGCGCTCAATCGACCCGCCGAGACGAGTAGAGATCGCCGCTCTTATCGAACGTCTGAGGATGGCGAAACGCCACCAGCGTCCGGCCATAGAGTTTGACCCAGGCGAACTCGGGATGGTCGAGGTGATTGCGCACCCGGAGCGGCTTGAGCGTGTCATTGGCCATGTGTTGCAGAATGCGCTGGAGGCGACGAGAGACGATGGTAGGGTGGCCGTAAGGATCAAACCAGCGAGCGATGGTTCGGCCGTGTTGAGTGTTGAGGACAACGGATGTGGGATGACGAAGGAGTTCGTCCGCGAGCAATTGTTCCGCCCGTTCCAGACCAGCAAGACGGGAGGCATGGGGATCGGCGCATTCGAGGCTCAGCAGTACATTCGTGAGATCGGGGGCAGCATTGCCGTCGATAGCGAACCCGGGGAGGGGACGCGCGTGTCGATCACGCTGCCAGTGGTTGCCCGCGAAGCGCGGGACGATATGAACAGTGCGGTGATGACTCAGGGATCATGA